Proteins encoded together in one Nostoc sp. PCC 7524 window:
- a CDS encoding glutathione S-transferase family protein produces the protein MLKFYYNPISINARRVWVALLEKQIPFEPCLVSLDGDQFQENFTAINPLQRVPVIVDEVLRVVESLAILDYLEAKYPTPSLMPSEPQAIATIRMVEMITLNELQPATMLLTRQLVELDTDTQKLEFAQQRIAAAVQFYENLLGEQTYFAGEDFTLAEVVAGTLIPSLPMFGFSFETYPRLLAWAERLEARESWQNTTPSMEAVMAAIPNIKAIIERRT, from the coding sequence ATGCTGAAGTTTTACTACAATCCCATTTCTATCAATGCGCGTCGTGTTTGGGTGGCATTACTGGAAAAACAAATTCCCTTTGAGCCATGTCTAGTAAGTCTAGATGGGGATCAGTTTCAAGAAAACTTCACGGCCATTAATCCCCTCCAGCGTGTCCCTGTGATAGTGGATGAGGTATTGCGCGTGGTGGAATCTCTGGCGATTTTAGATTATTTAGAAGCGAAGTATCCCACGCCATCCTTGATGCCTAGTGAGCCGCAAGCGATCGCTACAATTCGTATGGTAGAAATGATTACACTCAATGAGTTGCAACCTGCTACTATGCTATTAACTCGGCAATTAGTCGAGTTGGACACCGATACTCAAAAGTTAGAGTTTGCCCAACAGCGCATAGCGGCAGCTGTACAGTTTTACGAAAATCTTTTAGGAGAACAAACTTACTTTGCTGGCGAAGATTTCACCCTAGCAGAAGTGGTTGCTGGGACATTAATTCCTTCTTTGCCCATGTTTGGCTTCTCCTTTGAGACGTACCCCCGTTTATTAGCATGGGCAGAACGACTAGAAGCACGGGAAAGTTGGCAAAACACTACTCCCAGCATGGAAGCTGTGATGGCTGCTATCCCCAACATCAAGGCAATTATCGAACGCCGGACTTGA
- a CDS encoding type II toxin-antitoxin system VapC family toxin: MKPEVFLDTSFAIALAAPQDHLHQRAVHLAKLLETADTRLITTQTVMLEIGNILCQKPHRYEAIMLLNSLAVDPKVEIVPLSQELYERAFQLYCESPDKEWGFVDCVSFIVMQFCGITEALTANEHFQQAGFRALLRETCS, encoded by the coding sequence ATGAAACCTGAAGTGTTTCTTGATACCTCATTTGCAATTGCTTTAGCTGCACCCCAAGATCATTTGCATCAACGAGCTGTACACTTGGCTAAGTTGTTAGAAACAGCCGATACACGCCTGATTACGACACAGACAGTGATGCTGGAAATAGGTAATATCCTGTGTCAAAAACCTCATCGTTATGAGGCGATCATGCTGTTAAATTCTCTAGCCGTTGATCCCAAGGTAGAAATTGTTCCTTTATCTCAGGAATTATATGAAAGAGCTTTCCAGTTATACTGTGAAAGCCCTGACAAAGAGTGGGGATTTGTTGATTGTGTATCCTTTATTGTGATGCAATTCTGTGGAATTACGGAAGCTCTCACAGCTAATGAGCATTTTCAACAAGCGGGATTTCGAGCCTTACTGCGAGAAACTTGCTCATGA
- a CDS encoding Uma2 family endonuclease, whose protein sequence is MYQTDPPLPPKEVLPTMYDLKSEDPEEPGLPDQFHLLQPRLLDETFRPPNYPSEQIFTASDLNLYYDPRHPLWYKRPDWFAVMGVSRLYEQRNLRLSYVVWQEGVNPFIVVELLSPGTEQEDLGQTKLRDVEQPPGKWEVYEQSLRIPYYAIFDRYQYEFRMFKLDGGSYSEIKLTEPRFWIPEIGLGLGVWQGSYQDVEQPWLRWYDRSGNWVSTAVEQERQRAEQERQRAEQERQRAEQERQRAERLIAQLRSLGVEPDDQ, encoded by the coding sequence ATGTATCAAACTGACCCGCCACTTCCCCCAAAAGAAGTATTACCCACGATGTATGATCTCAAGAGTGAAGATCCAGAGGAACCTGGTTTGCCAGATCAGTTTCATTTGTTGCAACCGCGCCTATTAGACGAAACTTTTCGTCCGCCAAATTACCCCAGTGAACAGATATTTACTGCTAGTGATTTAAATCTTTACTACGATCCACGCCATCCTCTGTGGTATAAACGACCAGATTGGTTTGCCGTTATGGGTGTTTCCCGTCTCTACGAACAACGGAATTTGCGTTTAAGTTATGTAGTTTGGCAAGAAGGCGTTAATCCTTTTATTGTGGTGGAATTGCTATCTCCTGGTACTGAACAAGAAGATTTGGGACAAACAAAATTGCGGGATGTTGAACAACCTCCAGGAAAATGGGAAGTGTATGAACAAAGTTTGCGAATTCCCTACTACGCTATCTTTGACCGCTATCAATATGAATTTAGGATGTTTAAATTAGATGGCGGTAGTTATTCGGAAATAAAACTCACTGAACCACGCTTTTGGATACCAGAAATTGGGTTGGGGTTGGGTGTTTGGCAGGGTAGCTATCAAGATGTCGAACAGCCTTGGTTACGTTGGTATGACAGGAGCGGCAACTGGGTGTCAACTGCTGTAGAACAAGAAAGACAACGCGCTGAACAGGAAAGACAACGTGCCGAACAAGAAAGACAACGTGCTGAACAGGAAAGACAACGTGCTGAAAGACTAATAGCACAATTGCGATCGCTTGGTGTTGAACCTGATGATCAATAG
- the ade gene encoding adenine deaminase, translated as MSTFSISGNIVDVLHKTIFPGTVTIADGRIHSIQHQQGKCYKQYILPGFIDAHVHIESSMLVPSEFARLATVHGTVATVSDPHEIANVLGIAGVLFMLANAAQTPFKIAFGAPSCVPTTQFETVGATLTAEEIRQLFQQHRIAYLSEVMNFPGVLAEDTEVMAKIELANQLGYPIDGHAPALSGVAVQKYAAANITTEHECSTLEEALTKIAAGMKILIREGSAAKNYLALHSLIDSHPDKCMFCSDDKHPDDLVRGHINELVRRSVALGHDVMKVLQIACVNPVRHYNLNVGLLQVGDAGDLIVVNNLVEFAMQSTYCQGVLVAKAGQALLPSVQVAPINNFAAQPKQIADFRLPAKGVTVRVIEVWDGQLLTTEQHLPAHIHNGEVTADLEHDILKIAVVNRYQDVAPAIALIKNFRLQRGAIASSVAHDSHNIVAVGTTDGEICLAVNAIMQAQGGIAVAEGNTVQLLPLPVAGLMSVADGYTVAKQYAELDAWAKHLGSTLSAPFMTLAFMALLVIPDLKLSDQGLFSSKDFQFVSLWVN; from the coding sequence ATGTCAACCTTTAGCATTTCCGGAAACATTGTAGACGTTCTCCACAAAACCATATTTCCGGGTACAGTCACCATTGCAGACGGGCGCATTCACTCTATTCAGCATCAACAGGGAAAATGTTACAAGCAATACATCCTCCCTGGTTTTATTGATGCCCATGTCCACATCGAAAGCTCAATGCTTGTACCGTCAGAATTTGCTCGTCTAGCTACGGTGCATGGTACTGTCGCCACAGTTTCCGACCCCCACGAAATCGCCAATGTTCTGGGAATTGCTGGTGTGCTTTTTATGTTGGCCAATGCAGCCCAAACACCATTTAAGATAGCTTTTGGCGCACCTAGTTGTGTCCCCACCACCCAGTTTGAAACCGTAGGCGCAACACTCACAGCCGAGGAAATTCGTCAATTATTCCAACAACATAGGATTGCTTATCTCAGTGAAGTGATGAATTTTCCTGGTGTGTTAGCGGAAGATACTGAGGTGATGGCAAAAATTGAGCTGGCTAATCAATTAGGCTATCCCATCGACGGACACGCGCCAGCACTTTCAGGTGTAGCTGTGCAGAAGTATGCGGCGGCAAATATCACTACTGAACATGAATGCTCAACTCTAGAGGAAGCTTTAACCAAAATTGCGGCGGGGATGAAGATTCTCATTCGTGAAGGTTCAGCTGCTAAAAATTATCTCGCCCTCCACAGCTTAATTGATTCTCACCCCGACAAATGTATGTTTTGTAGTGATGATAAGCATCCTGACGATTTGGTGAGGGGACATATTAACGAACTCGTGCGGCGTTCAGTAGCATTAGGTCATGATGTGATGAAGGTATTGCAAATCGCCTGTGTCAACCCAGTGCGACACTACAACCTGAATGTGGGTTTATTGCAAGTGGGAGATGCTGGTGATTTGATTGTGGTCAATAACTTAGTAGAATTTGCGATGCAGTCTACCTATTGCCAAGGTGTATTGGTAGCAAAAGCAGGTCAAGCATTATTACCATCTGTGCAAGTTGCACCTATCAATAACTTTGCTGCACAACCAAAGCAGATAGCAGATTTTCGCCTTCCTGCCAAAGGTGTAACTGTCAGAGTAATTGAGGTGTGGGACGGACAATTACTCACCACTGAACAACATTTACCTGCTCATATTCACAATGGTGAAGTCACCGCAGACTTAGAACATGACATCCTGAAAATAGCTGTAGTCAATCGTTATCAGGATGTAGCGCCTGCGATCGCTCTGATCAAAAATTTTAGACTACAACGGGGTGCGATCGCCTCTAGTGTTGCCCATGATTCCCATAATATCGTGGCGGTGGGTACAACCGATGGAGAAATCTGTCTGGCGGTGAATGCCATCATGCAAGCACAAGGAGGTATTGCTGTGGCTGAAGGTAATACTGTACAACTACTTCCCTTACCTGTGGCTGGACTGATGAGTGTGGCTGATGGTTACACCGTAGCCAAGCAGTATGCTGAACTAGATGCTTGGGCAAAACATCTAGGTTCAACATTGTCTGCACCCTTCATGACCCTTGCATTTATGGCTTTATTAGTAATTCCCGATTTGAAACTCAGTGACCAAGGCTTATTTAGCAGCAAAGACTTTCAATTTGTCTCACTTTGGGTGAACTAA
- a CDS encoding pentapeptide repeat-containing protein: MVLHKANLHQADLNGADLSGADLRNADLSRAKLFRTKLFRADLANANLSNAELSGADLRKLTITEV, encoded by the coding sequence GTGGTACTTCACAAAGCTAACTTGCATCAAGCCGACTTGAATGGTGCAGACTTAAGTGGTGCAGACTTGAGAAATGCTGATTTAAGTAGAGCCAAACTATTTCGGACTAAATTATTTCGCGCCGACTTGGCAAATGCTAATCTCAGCAATGCAGAATTAAGTGGTGCAGATTTGAGAAAGCTTACAATAACCGAGGTTTAG